The sequence below is a genomic window from Actinomycetota bacterium.
TAGTATTGGTCCAATAATAGATGATTTTTGAATGAGGGTCCCAGAGCGGGGTTTCCTTATCAGGTGTAATATCATAGTTAGCCTCTTTTTTTTCTTGGTCCCATACGCCTCCTGCATTTTTGCCGTGAAACATTTGTGAAGCAACAGCTTCTGAAACTGTAGGCAGTCTCCAGATGCCAACTTTTCTATCCAAGAGTTCCGTGCCTTCCTGGTTTAAATGCAGGCATATCTCTTGAGCCTCATAGTAGCTGGCTGCCTTATCAGGCCAGCCAGGCCCTCTGGGTGCCCATAGCAGGCAAACATTTTCAGTTTCGACTTTGCGCATTCCATAATTACTATCATCTACCCTCTGAGACACCCTTACAGTCCCCAAAATACTGGTAACTGCTAGAATAGCCAGGGGTAGGAGAATAATGGCATAAGCAACCTTTTTAGGTTCAGGTCTTCCCAAGAAAAAAAGTAATCCAATTCCCAATAAAGGAAAAAGGATCATAATCCATAATACGCTAAAGCTGGCACCAAAGAAAAATATGATGGCAGCAATTCCAATAGCAATGCATAAGAAAAGGGATGCTTTGGGGAACCGTATTCCTATAATTCCAATGGCGATAAAAACTATTGTAAATAACCAGTATTGCACCAGCATCACAAAAATGTTTTCCCATAAATTTTTGCTGTACCATCCTTCATGGAAATTTTCTATTCCACCCCAGTAGGCCCAGAGGGAGGCAATTACCATAACAATGGAAACTGCTGCCCATCCCAATATTAATCTTCTTTTATTGTTTATCATAACCTTGGGGCTACTTATTGCACAAACTTATATGCTTCCCTATAGTTTATTTAGCACTTGTAACGTATTATATTATAATGATTTAATATTTACTAAAGTATTGGTTCTAATAAATTAATTTATAAATATATTACTCTGATTTTTAAAGGAAAGTATATGAGGGCCGCCAGATTAAGATTTCTTTTTGAAGGGGTAATGGAGCTGTTGATAATTATGGCATTAGCAGCTGGAATTATACTGGGTTTTAAGGTTAATTATCTCTTCTTTTTAGTAACCGGTTTGGGAATAATCTTTTTTTTAGTATATGTAAAAAATAAAGCAGCCAAGGCTTCCAGGATTAATA
It includes:
- a CDS encoding DUF1566 domain-containing protein, with protein sequence MINNKRRLILGWAAVSIVMVIASLWAYWGGIENFHEGWYSKNLWENIFVMLVQYWLFTIVFIAIGIIGIRFPKASLFLCIAIGIAAIIFFFGASFSVLWIMILFPLLGIGLLFFLGRPEPKKVAYAIILLPLAILAVTSILGTVRVSQRVDDSNYGMRKVETENVCLLWAPRGPGWPDKAASYYEAQEICLHLNQEGTELLDRKVGIWRLPTVSEAVASQMFHGKNAGGVWDQEKKEANYDITPDKETPLWDPHSKIIYYWTNTKESAERAYIMVYDGGIFLRRVDSKYGSLSFRAVKDCTP